From the genome of Miscanthus floridulus cultivar M001 chromosome 10, ASM1932011v1, whole genome shotgun sequence, one region includes:
- the LOC136490072 gene encoding uncharacterized protein: MDGGSGLNILYANTLELLEIGRSRLRGDVAPFHGIVPGKRTRPLGSIDLPVCFGTPSNYRKEVLTFEVVGFGGAYHAILGRPCYAKFMAVPNYTYLKLKMPGPSGVITIESTYEHAYDCDVECIEYAEALAEAETLIAHLDQLSGEVPDSKRHAGAFEPAETIKLIPVDPACLDDRALRISATLDIK, from the coding sequence atggacggaggcagcggcctcaacatcctctacgccaacaccctggagctcttggagatcggcCGGTcaaggctccgaggcgacgtcgcacccttccacggcatcgtgccagggaagcgcacgcgacccctcgggagcatcgaccttcctgtctgcttcggcaccccctccaactaccgcaaggaagttctcaccttcgaggtagtcgggttcgggggagcctaccacgccattctagggcggccgtgctacgctaagttcatggcagtgcccaactatacctacctcaagctcaagatgccaggccctagcggtgtcatcacgattgagtccacgtacgagcatgcatacgactgcgacgttgaatgcatcgagtacgccgaggcccttgcggaggccgagaccctcatcgcccacctcgaccaactcagtggcgaggtgcctgactccaagcgtcacgcgggggcgttcgagcccgcggaaaccatcaaactcatcccggtcgaccccgcctgcctcgACGACCGAGcgttgaggatcagcgccaccctcgacatcaaatag